In Allobranchiibius huperziae, the sequence GCAGCCCGATGCTTGACACCGTGGAGGTGCTGTCCCACCGGTCGTTCGCCACCCTGCTGAAGCAGGCGAAAGCGCTACTGGAGGAAACGCTCGGTGACCGGGTGAGCGACGCGGTCGTGGTGGCCAACCCTGTGCCCGGCCGCAGGACAGCCGGCCAGCCGCTGACCGGACAGGGTGAATTACCTGCAGACTTCACCATCCCCGACTCCGGCACGGTCGACGTCCAGCTGCCTGGGCGCGCCGCGCTCGACCCACACCAGGGCGCCTTGTTCGACCTCGACGATGAGGATGGGCAGGTCACCGCCCGGCACACGGGGCTGATGGTGTCGACGTTTGATTCCCGTGTCGCTGAGGGAGCAACCGCGGCGGCAGCTCTAGAGCGCGTCCTACGGCCTCGCAGCCCGGGTGGGGTCAAGCTCCCGCTGTTCTTGCCATCGGTGGTCACCCGCTGGGAGCGGGATCCGTTCACGTTGGCTTCGATCAACCTGGACTCGGTTGAAGCGTTGGGGCAGACATTCGCCCAGGACAACGCGCCCACCCTCACTCGTAAAGCGATCGATGCCGAGCGCGACGACTCGGGCGCCGCGCATGTGGTGATTCGTGACCAGGTCGAGCAGGTTGTCGCGACGCAGACGGTCATGCCGTTCGCCACCATCGAGACTGACCTCGTTGGACGGTTGATCCGCAGCAACGCCGTCGAGGCCACGGCTAGTGAGATCAATGCCGCCGTCGCGGTGGCCAAAGCGTTCCTGGTCGGCGCCAGCGTCACCGAAGACACCCCATGGCGGGCCGAGCACGGCCGGTTAGCTACTGCCCGCTTGGTGGAGTGGATCTCAGTGAAGCAAACGTCCTCACCCGCCAGAGAGGTTCGTGATGTGCGGCCCGTGCGCTGGCCTGACCCCTCCGAGCGGCGTGAAACCCGAGTACCTGCCGACCGGCAGGTTGTGACCAGCTCCAGAGACTTCGTGCGTGGTTACCCCTATTATGGGTACGACAATTCGGTCTACGAGATCAACAGCTTCGATGCGTACTCCACCGAGTTTCGTCTCGCAGCGATCTTCGAACGGCCGGGACCGGTTAAGGCGTGGGTGCGCATTGATGAGACCGTTCCGCTGCGAATCACTTACCTCAGTGGTGCAATCCAACGGCAATACGAACCGGACTTCATCGTCATCGATGATGAGGGCACGCACTGGATTGTCGAAGGAAAACGCGATTCTGACATGACTGACCCGATCGTCATCGCCAAACGCGACGCCGCAGCAGCCTGGGTCAAAACCGTCAACCTCTCGGACGAGGTCCACGAGACCTGGGCCTACTTGCTGGCCTCCGAAGCCGTCTGCGAAGCATCGACCAGTTGGGCGGCGGTCAAAGCAGGAGCACAAGTCTTCCGGTAGGCCGCGGCCCCGCACCTTCGGTCATGATGGCCATTTCAGCGCTTATTGCACAAACTTCCCTGAACTTCCCGCATGACGAGCTGCCGGGGGGGGGAGAGAAGATTGCTTGCGCCGACCGGGTCTCGTAAGAGGACACGTAGGCCAGGTCAGCTCCCGAGTGGCCTAAATCTGCTCGAAAGTCCCCCGCCGCGGGCCACTGCGCCACCATGGGTACGTGTTTGGAGGATCCTCCGGGTAGAACTCGGAGTAAACCCGGGGCGCAAGACCGTATACGCATTCCCACGTTGTGTCCTCGAGGTCGGTGTACGTAAGTACCGGCACGGGCTGGGCGTCCAACCGAATCCGGTCGCTCTCAAACTCAAACTCAAACATGGCAACTGAACCAGGTGCGAGGGCCCCCGCCTGCACCGCGTCTCCGACCGACGGCGGGGCATTTACCAGCGTCACGCCCTCCAGCTTGGCCTCAGCTGAAAGGGCGTGAGCGATCGATGATTTGAGATGGAACATGCCGGGGACCTGACCGTCAAATGGTTCGCCGCCGCCGAAATAACCTCGAACTGCCAGGTTCAGCACAATGTTGATGATGATGTCTTCACGAAAGTTTGCGACGACCACGCGAAGGCGTTGGTCATCAGCGTTGCTGAAAAGTCCAGTATGAGGTCTGATCATCGTGACACGACGTGCTCGAAGAACTGCTGCGCGGTGTTCGGCTATAGATGCTTCTTCGCTTCGTCTCGCAGCTTCGCGGTCTGCTTCTCTTTCGCGGGTGGTCGCCTGCTGTTCTAGTTCACGAGCTCGCACCTGGTCGGCAGTCTTAACTTCGGCTTCCCGGCGCCGGTCGTTATGAACAGTGATGCTAACGGCCACGATGACGCTCATTAACGAGGCAAAGGCCGAGATGACAACGGCCACGGTGCGCAGGTCAAAGCCCCCCACTAGCGAACGAACGCCCCAGCCGGCTGCGAATGAAATACCCGTCAACGCAGCCGCGATGCCAGCAATTTTGGGTCGGGTGAGCGTCATGTAGGGATGCTCTCACCCCAGCCGCCCGTAATCTGGCTATGCAACGCCAGCTCGGTCGGCTCGTGACTCAACTGTGCATCCGCGCATGCCCTAGATGTCCACCCTGGGCAGGTTCACGCCGGGCGCATCTAGGGTCCGATCCCGGGGTGTGTGCCAGATTTGATGGGGAGGAGCGGGTGCGAAACCGCGGCTTGTCATAATTATTATTATCGGTTATCTGGTAGATGCGCCTAGATTCGCGCTAGACGCCGGCGAGACGTCCAGCCTGTCGCCAGTAGCCAAGGGCCTCCCGATTGCCGAGAAGCAGCCATTCTCAATCTAGGAGTCGGTTCTTATGTGCCTCAGCCGTTAGCCGCACGCCGGACTCGCCGAGGCGTTGGGCCTCGGTCAGTAGTAGTGCGGTGATGCGAGCTGCCCCGCTGTAGTCAAGGCCTTCTGGGGGATGGATGTTGGAAATGCAGTTTCGTCGTTCGTCGGTTAGGCCCGGCTGGGGTAGGTGCGTTAAGTAGATACCTAGGCTTGCTGGCACGGACAGGCCTGGTCGCTCCCCGATCAGCACCAGCAGCGTCTTTACGCCCATGGCCGCGCCGATTGCGTCCCCCAGTGCGACTCGTGCCTGAGTGGCGATGACCGGGGGTGCGATCGAGTAGCTCGGGCTCAGACGGGCGACCAAGGCTGTCAAGAGGCCGACACCGTGAGCATCCAGGGCCTGTGGCGATAGGCCGTCAGCGAGGACGAGTCCGATGTCCGCGCCGGTGTTTGGGACTGCGGATAGGTCAGTCGCAGATCGGCCGAGATCAGGTCGGCGGAGATACTCGCTGCGGCTGGTCGCGCGGCTGGCGACAACGGCGGGGGTGCCGATGCCCACGTCGGTCGCACGTCGGACCAGGTCTTGTAGGTCCAAAGGTAGGTGGACGGCTCCTCGGGCGGCGGCATGCGCGGCCCGGAATGCTAGTACGTGGGCGGTGGGAAGGGCATTTCCTGTCCGACCCAGGCCGATACGCGCCTGGGTTGTCCGCCGCAGCGACGCCCAGATGTCGTCGATGACTGGCTCATTCATGGCGCCTGCACCAAGGTCCGAAGCGGAGAGGAGGACGCCTCAACGGGCAGCATGCTGCCGTTGCCATCCATCATGCCTAGCCGTTGCAGCCAGGCCTCGAACTCTGGCGCCGGCCGCAGCCCTAGCACTTGACGGGCGTACATCGCGTCGTGAAATGACAGGCTCTGGTAGCCCAGCATGACGTCGTCCGCGCCAGGCACGGTGATGACGAAGGCCACCCCCGCGACGCCGAGCAGTGTCAGCAGTGTGTCCATGTCGTCCTGGTCGGCCTCGGCGTGGTTGGTGTAGCAGACATCAACGCCCATTGGCAGCCCCAGGAGCTTGCCGCAGAAATGGTCCTCGAGCCCCGCCCGAATGATCTGTTTCCCGTCATAGAGGTATTCCGGACCGATGAAGCCGACCACCGTGTTGACCAGCAGCGGGTCAAGCATTCGTGCCACGGCGTAGGCGCGGGTCTCAAGGGTCTGCTGATCGACTGGTCGGCTGTCGGTTCCGAGATGGGCACCGGCGGACAGCGCCGATCCTTGCCCTGTCTCCAGATACATAACGTTTGAACCGACCGTCCCCCGGGCCAGTGAACGTGCCGCCTGATTGGCCTCCACCAGGAGTGGGATATTCACGCCGAAACTGCGGTTAGCAGGCTCGGTTCCCGCAATTGACTGGAAGACCAAGTCGACCGGAGCGCCGGCGTCGATCAGGTCCATGGTGGTTGTGACATGCGACAGCACGCACGATTGCATGGGTATGTCATACCGCTGCCGTACGTCGTCCAGCAGCAGGAGCAGCTCGGCAACGGCACGAGCGGATTCAGTCGCCGGGTTGACGCCGATCACTGCGTCCCCGCATCCCATCAGCAGACCGTCAAGAGTGCTGGCCGCAACCCCCTGAGGATCATCGGTCGGGTGGTTGGGTTGCAACCGGGTCGCCACGCGACCGGGTAGGCCGATAGTCGTACGAAAAGCTGATGTGACCGTCACCGCTCGGGCAACTGCGATCAGATCCTGATTGCGCATGATCTTTGAGACGGCGGCGACCATTTCCGGCATCAGACCTGAAGCAAGAGAGCTGAGCGTGGACCTCGCGACAGTCGCGGAGATCGAGTTGCCGCAGTTGACACGGTCGGCCTGCTCCAGCAGCCAGTCGCGGAATCCACCCACGGTGAGGTGGGCAACGGGTGCGAACGCCGCGGCGTCCTGGCTGTCGACGATCAGACGGGTGACGGCGTCGGTCTCGTACGGAACGACCTGTTCGTTCAGAAATGTGGTGAGCGGCAGGTCGGCCAGCGTCCAAGCCGCTGCGGCACGCTCGGTATCGGATTCAGCAGAGCAGCCGGCAAGTTCGTCCCCGGACCTGCGGGGAGTTGCTTTGGCCATGAGGTCGACCAGACCGTCGAATCGATGGTTCCGGCCGGCTATCTGT encodes:
- a CDS encoding DEAD/DEAH box helicase family protein; protein product: MSIDYDAALVEQVSYNLDLREPNRDALDALAKVLDRAEPGAEFVADLATGVGKTYIAGGLLDYLYESGVRNVLIVTPGSTIQRKTIDNLTPGHRKYLRGMQSRPMVITLDSVERGEVGAALAEADRFKVFVFTVQSLLRPNKEDRRRAFQPHETLGTAIRTYLESADDLVVIADEHHVYYSGSAKKFEAAISELAPLATIGLTATPHEASRSMVVYRYPLSEAIADGWVKIPVLVTRQDGIHDVRTQLADGLTLLEAKREGLRAYCAQAKGRTYIEPVMFLVASTIEEATEYRDLLIGPDMLGSPDQVLLVTSEEPDATLAQLDRLEDPDSNIRAVVSVSMLKEGWDVKNIYVIASVRSMESSLLTEQILGRGLRLPFGQRTGSPMLDTVEVLSHRSFATLLKQAKALLEETLGDRVSDAVVVANPVPGRRTAGQPLTGQGELPADFTIPDSGTVDVQLPGRAALDPHQGALFDLDDEDGQVTARHTGLMVSTFDSRVAEGATAAAALERVLRPRSPGGVKLPLFLPSVVTRWERDPFTLASINLDSVEALGQTFAQDNAPTLTRKAIDAERDDSGAAHVVIRDQVEQVVATQTVMPFATIETDLVGRLIRSNAVEATASEINAAVAVAKAFLVGASVTEDTPWRAEHGRLATARLVEWISVKQTSSPAREVRDVRPVRWPDPSERRETRVPADRQVVTSSRDFVRGYPYYGYDNSVYEINSFDAYSTEFRLAAIFERPGPVKAWVRIDETVPLRITYLSGAIQRQYEPDFIVIDDEGTHWIVEGKRDSDMTDPIVIAKRDAAAAWVKTVNLSDEVHETWAYLLASEAVCEASTSWAAVKAGAQVFR
- the eutC gene encoding ethanolamine ammonia-lyase subunit EutC, producing the protein MNEPVIDDIWASLRRTTQARIGLGRTGNALPTAHVLAFRAAHAAARGAVHLPLDLQDLVRRATDVGIGTPAVVASRATSRSEYLRRPDLGRSATDLSAVPNTGADIGLVLADGLSPQALDAHGVGLLTALVARLSPSYSIAPPVIATQARVALGDAIGAAMGVKTLLVLIGERPGLSVPASLGIYLTHLPQPGLTDERRNCISNIHPPEGLDYSGAARITALLLTEAQRLGESGVRLTAEAHKNRLLD
- a CDS encoding ethanolamine ammonia-lyase subunit EutB yields the protein MDQRDAEAAVIYQQQIAGRNHRFDGLVDLMAKATPRRSGDELAGCSAESDTERAAAAWTLADLPLTTFLNEQVVPYETDAVTRLIVDSQDAAAFAPVAHLTVGGFRDWLLEQADRVNCGNSISATVARSTLSSLASGLMPEMVAAVSKIMRNQDLIAVARAVTVTSAFRTTIGLPGRVATRLQPNHPTDDPQGVAASTLDGLLMGCGDAVIGVNPATESARAVAELLLLLDDVRQRYDIPMQSCVLSHVTTTMDLIDAGAPVDLVFQSIAGTEPANRSFGVNIPLLVEANQAARSLARGTVGSNVMYLETGQGSALSAGAHLGTDSRPVDQQTLETRAYAVARMLDPLLVNTVVGFIGPEYLYDGKQIIRAGLEDHFCGKLLGLPMGVDVCYTNHAEADQDDMDTLLTLLGVAGVAFVITVPGADDVMLGYQSLSFHDAMYARQVLGLRPAPEFEAWLQRLGMMDGNGSMLPVEASSSPLRTLVQAP